GAGATTAATGGTTGGCAGGAGGTGTCTCGAGATGTGagatactgtatgtactgtactatatGGTCTGTACCACGAGGTGTAATCCCCCTCTATCCTGTATTGTCTGTAACTTTACTTGGGAttaataaaataaaaataaaaataaaaataaaaataaaaataaaaaactATATATTGTCATTTCAATTATGTGTCTACTAAGTGTTAtccaactacttgtacgacgTAATACTCAGTGTACGCCTATGGTATTGGCATGGTGACATGCGATTACTCACTCGACCTTTTCTGGTATGTCTACGCGCACTCCAACTCCGATAGAGAGGCAACGACAGACATCCCTCTTAACGTCTATAACAAGTCAAACCGGACATGAGGAGAAATTTTCCTAGCGCGGCCCCGATTGTCAGCGTGCGTGGAACGCCTCATCAGTACTGGCGTGGCTGAAGAGCTGGGGATCTTTCGAGACTGAGGGGTTCGGGTTTGCTTATGTGACCTCCAATATCTTGTCAGCTAGAATGGTCACTGGGGTAATGAGTACACTTGTGATATAAAATGATGTTCTAATACGTGTATTTGTACGGAATGACACTGGTGTACCTTATATACTGTCCTGTTGGCCGATTATCTGCCTGCATTCTTGACAATTGAATGTATAGAAGTATCATCTACACTTTTAGTAgtaatgtacatactgtactgtacttgttcaCCTATATCACCAAGCGATATCTACTCAACTGAACTCCCCAAAGTCAAACTCCCCAAAGTTGAACCCGCGTTCGTCGTCTCTTGAGATGTCTATCCATGTCAGGCTACATCATTTTGTTTAGCTCGGCACAATGTTTCGAACATGAACAGTTTTCGCATGATTCTTTATATCATCAAGTGTTCATTGAGTATACTATGGCATAGTAGATAACTACAAAGAAGTGTTCATCCAGTTCTCATCCAGTTCTCATCCAGTTCTCATACAGCTCATGCAGCTCTAAACCCGCGCATCAACACATCAGTGCTCCTATAGACAGAGACCCATGTCTTCACAGATCCACCTCCGACACGTGCTCACCATTATTTGGATTTGATTTGCATTTTTTGCATATATAAGTTGTGAAAACTAAATCCaaatgttttctttttttcttttttttcgtgAGCAAATACGCCGTTCGGAGTTGCATGGTGTAAATTACACGGCTTTGCGACGTCACCAGTCTCCAGACAAGGGCGCTTAATGAGGCAATTAAACGAGTTGTGCAGAATTATATTAGACAAAGAAATGGCTTGGATGTGAGATTCGGCGGTTGTCCTTTCGCATTTCTCATATCGTCGTCTCCTACAAGTGTACAAGCAAGTGAGTTATAAGTCATCATATCATCAATTAGTTATTTACATCATTAAAGCGTTTTTAGAATCGGGAAAGCATAGCCAGCTATGTGAAGGAAAGTGGGGATGGTGGGCTTTCtacatcttcttctcctcctccatgcCCTCGGAGATCTGAGGAATGTTTTCGGGAGAAGTAGAGGCCTCCATATCGTGATGCTGCTCGTACTGAGCCTCTTCGTCATGGGGGTGGatcttctcgtcaatggAGGAAGAGTCGACCTCGGAGTCAGACTGAGTGGGCTCGTCGGTGTCACCAAGGTAGACGTTGGGCAGAGTGAAGGCGGCGACAAAAATGAAGCCAGCAATGATGATGGGAGGGTAGAGAAGCTTTCGGTAAATGTCGTTGAAGGCGGTGACAATGGCCTCTCGCTCGGGAGTGCCCCAAGGGTACAGCTTGATGGGGGCCATGAGGTTGTTGACCACCTGGTGGGCCTCTCGAGGGGACAGGAAGGGCGCGTGCTTGGCCAGCTGCTTGGGGTAAGACTGTCGGTAGAGGGTACCGGCAATGGCCTCAGCCACAATGGAGCCCACGGTCATGATGGACTGGTAAATGGCGGTGGCTGTGACCACGTTATGATGGGGCACCACGGCGTGGATCATGGAGATCATGGGGGTTTGGAGGAAGCCGGCTCCAACAGCCTCCACACACTGCGAGACAATGAACTGAGAAAGACGGTGGGTGGGCTTTCGGTAGTTGTAGGTCAGACCGATACCCAGCATGTAGATAGCGGCTCCGGCGATAATGACAGGCTTCATTCGCTTGAAGTACTTGGCGTAGGCGGCAGcaaagaaggacgagacgGTGGAGCCGACCACAAAGACGTTTACGGTGTTAGTAGCTGCCTTGACGGACAGGTTCTTGCACACCATGAGCCAGGGCAGGTAGTAGGTTCCGTACAGGAAGTAGGCCAGAGCGTAGCAGAAGATGAGCAAGCAGGTGGTGAACATGGTTCGGTTGGTAATCACGTAGGAGGGCATGAACGGGTACTTGGGTCCAAAGATCTCCCAGAAGGGGAAGATGAACAGCAGGATGGGTCCGATGATGATCATGACCAGAATGTGGGCCTGGCCCCAGGAGGTCGGAGAGGTGGCCAGGGTGACTGCcaggaagagaagacagaGTCCAGCAGTGAACAGAATGAGACCAACCATGTCGAACTGGCTGAAGGTGCCTCGGAAGTTTCGCACGGCCTTTCCGTATTCCAGACCCATGGCTCGGGCTTTGAACTTGAGTCGTAGCAGAATGATACACACAGGAATGGAGACCACGGGCATGATAATGCACCACATTCCGTAGCCCCATCGGTAGGTAGAGTTCTTGAGCACTCCAGAGGCGATGGGAGCCGATACCCAGGAGGCCCAGACGTAGGCAAAGTTGGGCAGGGCCAGGAAGAAGGTACGGTTTCggaggttggaggtgtCGGTAGCGAAAACAGCCTCCATGAACTGAATGCCCACTTCGCCAGACACGTAGAAGATGTGGGCGGCAAAGTAGGTGGCAATGTTGGAGCCTCCCGCCAGCATGGCAAAGCCAATGATGTAGAAGATGATGGCGAGCACCAGAGCCTCGACTCGACCCAACACGTCGGCCAGCTTAGCAATGGTGGGTCGAGTGACGGCGTAAAGAACAGATCGCACAACTCCAACCGCGGACAAGAGACCCAGCTCGTTGAAGTGGGAGGTAGCGACAGCAGCATAGGTGGAGGTGGTACCTCgctccagagccaccaCTGTGGAGACCAGCATCAGGGAGATCCAGGCAAAGAAGAgcgtcttcttgtccatgaactgcttgatggtctcaatctccttggctccgtcggccttgttgttggagtggtCGTgggtcttggtggtgactACGGTCACATGGGGGTCGAAGATGTACTTGATCCAGGTCTCATTTTTCTCCTCCGGGGACCGGTGGAAGGGGTTTTCAAAGGTGGCCTTCTGGAAGTGGAAGCTTGGTTTGTGGAGGATCGCCATGGTCGTTTGATCTGCCCTCTCAATACAGCGTGCCCGGACCCTCTATATAATGATGGACCTCGCCTCGGGTTTGATCTAATCAATCTCATCTGAGACACCTTGGGGGTTGTTTTCTGCATCGTATGGTCCATACGGCATGGTATTGGAAACTGTAGCTCCTCGGTTTTGCGCTTTTCACCTGCAATTTACCTTCCGCTGAGCTTGGCACAATCATCGTGAAGATGACAGTTTGGCCAACCCAAAACTATTCCGAAATCATGGAGTACAGGAGCCTTGCAGATGCAAGCATTTTCCACTAGGCTTGAGACTTTTTTTGCGCTTCAGATGAAAATTTGGGCTAGGTTTGTGGGTTTTTAGCATCTCGAATGTTGAGCGATTTACGTCGTTTGGGCGGTTGAAAAGAACATATTGTTGGGGTTTTTTATACTGTTGTGTAGCTCTGGATGAGACGAGAAATCTGGTCAAGTCAAACTCCTTACCTTCTGGCCGGAATATCTCCATATCGCCAGAAAACCCCATAGAGTTAAACTCATGAACCTAGCTATACAGAGTTATCTGGTAAGGGGCACACGACTTAAATTAACTGGGCGAAAAATGGACATTTTGGGGGGGTTTTTGGTACCAATGGATTCTTCTCGGTCTGTAAAAGAAAACGGTGAAGTCCCCATCCACCCCTGGGCCCTGAAACCCCCCCAAACGACCCTTCTCAACCTTAATGGACCCTCTTCAACCCTAACGTCTCTTTCTCCTGCACCGCTTAATTCTGTCTTAAATTTTGTCGACTGTACCTCGCCATCATCCCATGTTGAACCTCTGTCGGCTCGCTCCGTGTAGGAAGTCTGTTTTGGTAAGACACTAAATTTCTTGGCTCGGCCTTAAGCAGGTTGATAGAGTGGGATACAGTTTGGAGGGCGGTTTGGGCGGTGTCTGGGACCCAATACTGTCTGGATCCACCCACAAACACTTTCATCTTCCTCGTTGCCGCCAGACGATCAATTTGCATGTCTCAAACCGCCCGCTTCGACTTCTACGCGTGCTTCTGGAACGGTCGCCATTGCATGTCCCTGAGCCTAAACCCTGGAGCTTCGGTCAATATAGcatctacgagtacagtacgcaAGGGAAGGGCCAAGACATGCGACATTTTTGTGTTTCCAGGCCCAGACCGGTCGGTGGGCGGCTGGCAGGGGAGAGGCACGGACGAATTGCGTGCCTGACAAGCACATATCTGTGAAACCCCCATGATGTCACCAACCTGGAGCAAGCCAACAACCACACTGCTAATTGCGGCGATACGAGGGTATTTGAACGTCACCAAAGAGCGACCGGCGATTAGAATTGGTCCAAATTGCCTAGCTGGGCGGCTAAACATCAACCACAATTGGTACACAACCAGGAACAAGCCGCCGCCGTCGCCTAGATGACACGGTCAAGAGAATTCACTCCAACCTAGTATAAAGCATAAATTGGGTTGTGCTCTAAAAAGATGCAAAAGTTCAACaggaacaaaaaaagaagaaaaagaagaaagaaaaaaaaacagacacaagaTACGGTTCAAGCTGCGGGCCCGGGGAAACTGGTCATAGTGTAAGGATGAACAGTACAGACCGACACAGGCGCGTCATCGGCCAGACTTTTGCCAAGCCAGACATTAGTATTCTGCCAAGTATCGCTATACGATTATCGTCGGGAAGCGACAATCTGTGAGCTAAAGTGGTTTCCACGGACCAAAAGCCGCTATGCTAACAAAAGGACCATTTGGAtatctcctccaactccatgACGCTCCAAGCTTCACGATAATATCAATTATAGTCGAGGTTGAGTGTGTCTTAGTGGCAGATTGGCAACTCTCCCCAAgtgcaagtgcaagtagaCTTCTTTCAGGCTTGTGTCAAACTCTAGCACTAGCTACATTAGAGAACCCCCACCATGTCTCTCTTGTCTCTCCTAGTCCGGGATCGTCAGACTTGGCGTTTTAGCTTGCCATCCCATTGAGCTCTTTCTGCCATCACTATAACTATCATTTATGGGAAGCGGGACTCCTATAGGACCAACTAACAAGGGGGATCTATTACTCGTACCTATACTCTATGCAAGAACGTACGGTTTCAAGCCCTTTGCTGTCATTTTGACTTGGGATAGCGGGTCCCGAACGGCTCCGGCATGCTATACACATGTGTCTGAGTGGCTTTCACAGGTGATCCAATGTTCAGATGCCAGCTCTTGGTCAAACTAACAGTATGCCAGCCTTGGAGAGCAGTAGAGTTAGGAGATGGACTTGGGGGGGCGCAGATGAAGGGCTGTGTGGACGGAAACTACACCATTTTGAAGGGCTAAACGAGCTGAATCCAATGGTACCATTCTCTCCCTTCAATTGCATCTCCCTCGTTTCATATCGTCGACGTGTGCTAAGGTTGGCACTCCCCGAAAAAAGGCAACGCACACATGGCGGGGGTGAATTTTTCGGTTATCGCGACCCAGCTCGGCTCTTGAGGGAGAGTTTAAAAAGGCAGTTTAGCACACAAATAAGCAGCTTCGTACCAGAACTTTTTTTATCGCAAAATGGGCCCTTGTGTGACAGCATTTCAGCCCGTCTTTATGattgatttttttgacTTCCTGACAAGGTTGGAAGGGGAGGAGATAGCATTTGGGGGCTCTGGTTTGGCGTATGGGGGGACTTTAATGGTACCGTTTAAATCGCCTGGTGCGGGCGAGCAGAATGGTACTTTTGGTTCTTCTGAATTCCTCCTGGAACCTTTTCTTTAGGAGTTCTGATTGTGTCTTGGCCGAAACCCTGTTGTCCCTTCCAACCTTGGCATCGTTGGACAAGATGATCAGAGATGATCAAAAAGATCTAGAGTTTCTGTCAGCTTGTTGACCCCCTGTGAGTATGGTTGCATCACGAGCTTCGCGGCATGTTGGGGCGCCTAATTTCAGATATTGCCAATCTCGGAGGAGTTAACTCTGTCCAGCAGAAGATATCAGGGTGCCAGAAAGTTGTTTCCAGACAAGCTGTGAAGATACAGGTGTAATGTCGCTCGCTCCGAGGAGATCCGAGAGTGTCACGGATCTATTTGATCGGGGATCGGTAGGAATTGCTAGGCCGTAACGTAGTCTCAAGTGTACGCCTATGAGTACGGTATGTCCAAGTGGGCCCTGTAGCTGTAGCTGTTCCGACACACTCCAAGCTGATGCATCCTACAAGCCTGCGTGCGCTTGTTGCAGGTCGTATACGGAAGTGTTCGTGAGCGATGAACAAGTTGCTTTTGGCGGTAGGCTGGTGGAATTAGTGGTGGTAGTTCCGCCGTGGACCCACTCGCAGACTAGAGGCTGTTGCCTCGCATGTAGAGCCAGCCGCTGTTAGATTGGCTCCCCGTTATCTCCTAGAAAGCCGTAACAAGTGTCTCGCCGTGCTAAGACATGGACATTGGGCTCTTCAGAGTTGGCATATGTCAGCTGAAGTGGCAGAAGTGGCCGAAGAATCGGAGCAAAAGCCAAGACTCGGGTCGGTCCACGAGCTGTGGTGTACCTACACTAAAGATGCGGGGAGAGAGGTGTGGGGGTTCTTGGCTGAAACCACAACGGTTTCATCAACTGTTCGATGCAGTCATGCGGGTTTACTGGTTCTATGGGATGTTATTCTACATGGACAGCACCTGACTGGCCAGGCAGTACACGGCACAGCGGTCTCGCTACGATACTATAGACAGCAATAACTCTACGATGACGTCCTAAAACAGACAATGTAAACCCAAACGTTTGTTCCTGCACCGGGGAGCTTGAGTCTAGAGGGGCAGAGTGTGtggtatgtacgatacagtaaGTAGTGTGTGCATTCGCCGTGGTCCAGTAGGAGTACTCATAACTGGCTACATTGTGTACCAAAATGTATGGTGGAACCACTTCAGTCATTAATTGGCGTGATCACTGCTGGAATCTCAACTCCACGTCACCAACCAACCACTTTCGcttcaagtacaagtgttCGTACAAACGCACACCAGTTTCACGCAAACCCTCACGGAGATGTGTAATGGACGAACGGTGATAGGTCCTTTTTCGACGGGGTTTGGCATGTTTTCCATTTCAATTTCCAACGGCCCCATCACGTGGACAGACCCTGCAACGAAGCTCGTGTGAGCGTCCATACacattgttgctgttccACCATTACTCAGGTGTCACCTCCAAGGTCCCCCCTTTCGAGATAAGAATAAAAATGAAGTGTAACCTTGTGACAATAGACCACTCGTAACAGCGCCATTAGCACCATGGCCAGTGAGTTCGGGTGGGTCCATCATCAGAAGAGGCAACCGAGTTACACCGTTACCACACGATAGTTCGGCACTTTTTCTCGTGATTGAGCGTTTCTTCTCATCCTCAACTGTATCAGCAAGGGGTTTCCAAAAGTCGCCATATCCGAAATCCAAGACCGTCATCGTTCTCAGAAGACCAAGAGCTTTCGAAAGGTATCATGAATGAAGAGGAGCTTTCGAATGGATGTTTGTTTCAACAAAATTCCAACTTTTGAGACTGGTTAGTTAGTACAAGAACCGGTCCAGTATCAACACGAGTACAAGTCAACTAATGTGTCGAAATAAAACATTTTCTCACCAGACGAAACCCATCTCatcaatcacgtgataacaACCcccaatcacgtgaccgtgGACCTCTTGGTGGATCTCTCATGACTCTCCTCTTCATGACTCTCCTCTTCATGACTCTCCTCTTCATGACACTCCTCTTTCATGACTCTCCCTCTTCATGACTCTCCCCTTCATGACTTTTCACGGCTCTTCTACCCGTATGACAAGACTGTTTGACTTTTATCTCGTGGATTGTGCCTTCAAAAAATCGCCTATCGCGTTTCTACTAGGCCTCATCACCATCCAGTGCCTGTCTGCCGTGATTCCCCTAACCCGATCGCCAGAGAAGGTTCGAGGCGTGCTGCTGTGGCTAGTGTGGCGCAGCTCCGGTGGCAAATGAGAAGCTCGTATGTTATTAGGGTTTGGAAAACTGTGGATGCTAGCTGTGAACcgaaggaggagttgatATAGGGGGTATCTGTAGATGAAGGGGAGAGGATCAAGACGTTTTGAAACAAGCGTTTGATTAGTCATCGGGCGTCTACGGCGTCGGGGCCCCCCCACTTAGTAAGCGGCTCTCGACCTCCCCGCCCACTCTATATTGCTCAATTGTGCTTGCTGACTGTTCCTGCAACTCTGTCTGCAAAACTCTACCTAGACCGACCTGCGAACTTGTACACCtcaccacacaccacacaccgTACATCCAACCAAGTTCATAATGCTACTTCGAAGCCGTTTACCCGCGGTACGAagtgtgtttgtggcgCGCGGAGGCGTTGCAGCCCAGCTGGCCTCCTTCACGACGTCGTCCCGGCTTCTGTTACCCCGGCGAGAGTCGgacaagaagcccaagggTGGCAAGGACCGCGGTCGTCACAACAAGGATCACAGCAAGGACCGCAACAAGGACGTCAACAAGGCGGCCGAGGACTTCCTCAAGGACGTTCAGAGCGGCGACCCCTGGCGCAACTCGCCCAAGGCCAAGTGGAGCTACACCTGGGGCAATCTCAAGGACGATCTTGGAGGCAAGTCCAATAAGGCTAGCCAGGAGAATCCcaacaagaacgacaacgacaacgaaaacgacaagaacgataaagagaacaagaacaaggacaaaAAGGATAACGACAAAAAGGACGAGAAATGGAAGGACGAAATGCCCGCGGGAGGACGAGAGATCGAAATCAAGGTCACCCCTCTGGGCATTGCCGGAACCCTGGGAGCCGTCGGAATGCTCATCTATCTGCTGACCAGCGGTGGTGAGGGATCCATGCACGAGGTCTCGTGGCCCGAGTTCCGATCCCAGTTCCTGGACAAGGGCCTGGTCGAGCGACTCACTGTGGTCAACCGAGCCTATGTCAAGATTGATCTGCGACCTGAGGGAAACACCCTGGGAAACAAGACTCTGTACCTAACCATTGGATCCCCCGAGAGCTTTGAACACAAGCTGGATGAGGCCCAGACCGAGCTCGGAGTGCCTCCCAACAGAAGACTGCCTGTCAACTACATCGAGACCACCAACTACTTTGGCCTGGTGATGGGTCTGCTGCCTGTGGCCCTGACCCTTGGATTCTTCTACTGGATGTCAAAGAAGATTGGTTCTGCCATGAGCGGCGGCGGTCTGTTTGGCGGCGCTGGCAAgtccaaggccaagctcttcaacaaggacacCGACGTCAAGGTCAAGTTTGATGACGTGGCTGGCATGGGCGAAGCCAAGGAAGAGATCATGGAGTTTGTACGGTTCCTCAAGAACCCCCAGAAGTTTGAACGTCTTGGAGCCAAGATCCCCCGAGGAGCTATTCTGTCTGGACCTCCCGGTACCGGTAAGACTCTGATTGCCAAGGCTACTGCTGGTGAGGCCGGAGTCCCCTTCCTGTCTGTATCCGGATCCGAGTTTGTGGAAAtgtttgttggtgttggagcTTCTCGAGTTCGAGATCTCTTCTCTCAGGCCCGAAAGATGGCCCCCGCTATCATTTTCGTCGATGAGATTGACGCTATTGGAAAGAAGCGAGGTTCCGGCAAGTTTGGCGGTGGCAACGACGAGCGAGAATCGACTCTgaaccagctgctggtcgAAATGGACGGTTTCTCGTCTTCTGATCATGTGATTGTTCTTGCCGGTACCAACCGACAGGATGTTCTGGACCCTGCTCTGCTTCGACCCGGCCGATTCGACCGTCACATTCAGATTGATCCCCCGGACATGGAAGGCCGAAAGCAGATTTTCGCTGTTCATCTTGCCAAGCTGACTCTGT
The Yarrowia lipolytica chromosome 1A, complete sequence genome window above contains:
- a CDS encoding uncharacterized protein (Compare to YALI0A10593g, weakly similar to uniprot|P39980 Saccharomyces cerevisiae YEL065w SIT1 probable multidrug resistance protein); translation: MAILHKPSFHFQKATFENPFHRSPEEKNETWIKYIFDPHVTVVTTKTHDHSNNKADGAKEIETIKQFMDKKTLFFAWISLMLVSTVVALERGTTSTYAAVATSHFNELGLLSAVGVVRSVLYAVTRPTIAKLADVLGRVEALVLAIIFYIIGFAMLAGGSNIATYFAAHIFYVSGEVGIQFMEAVFATDTSNLRNRTFFLALPNFAYVWASWVSAPIASGVLKNSTYRWGYGMWCIIMPVVSIPVCIILLRLKFKARAMGLEYGKAVRNFRGTFSQFDMVGLILFTAGLCLLFLAVTLATSPTSWGQAHILVMIIIGPILLFIFPFWEIFGPKYPFMPSYVITNRTMFTTCLLIFCYALAYFLYGTYYLPWLMVCKNLSVKAATNTVNVFVVGSTVSSFFAAAYAKYFKRMKPVIIAGAAIYMLGIGLTYNYRKPTHRLSQFIVSQCVEAVGAGFLQTPMISMIHAVVPHHNVVTATAIYQSIMTVGSIVAEAIAGTLYRQSYPKQLAKHAPFLSPREAHQVVNNLMAPIKLYPWGTPEREAIVTAFNDIYRKLLYPPIIIAGFIFVAAFTLPNVYLGDTDEPTQSDSEVDSSSIDEKIHPHDEEAQYEQHHDMEASTSPENIPQISEGMEEEKKM
- a CDS encoding uncharacterized protein (Compare to YALI0A10615g, similar to uniprot|P39925 Saccharomyces cerevisiae YER017c AFG3 protease of the SEC18/CDC48/PAS1 family of ATPases (AAA)), with the protein product MLLRSRLPAVRSVFVARGGVAAQLASFTTSSRLLLPRRESDKKPKGGKDRGRHNKDHSKDRNKDVNKAAEDFLKDVQSGDPWRNSPKAKWSYTWGNLKDDLGGKSNKASQENPNKNDNDNENDKNDKENKNKDKKDNDKKDEKWKDEMPAGGREIEIKVTPLGIAGTLGAVGMLIYLLTSGGEGSMHEVSWPEFRSQFLDKGLVERLTVVNRAYVKIDLRPEGNTLGNKTLYLTIGSPESFEHKLDEAQTELGVPPNRRLPVNYIETTNYFGLVMGLLPVALTLGFFYWMSKKIGSAMSGGGLFGGAGKSKAKLFNKDTDVKVKFDDVAGMGEAKEEIMEFVRFLKNPQKFERLGAKIPRGAILSGPPGTGKTLIAKATAGEAGVPFLSVSGSEFVEMFVGVGASRVRDLFSQARKMAPAIIFVDEIDAIGKKRGSGKFGGGNDERESTLNQLLVEMDGFSSSDHVIVLAGTNRQDVLDPALLRPGRFDRHIQIDPPDMEGRKQIFAVHLAKLTLSPEIKKDMDYVKGKLATLTPGFAGADIANCCNEAALIAARDNSVDVKFDHFERAIERVIAGIEKKSKVLNPEEKKTVAYHEAGHAVCGWFFEHADPLLKVSIVPRGKGALGYAQYLPADNKLTSRNQLKDRMAMALGGRVSEELHFPSVTSGAQDDFKKVTQMAKAMVTQYGMSDIVGNVFFQPRSDEQINKPFSEKTAKMIDDEVSRIIDEAYTQCKDMLESKKHEIELVAQELLTKEVLAREDMIRLLGPRPFPEKNEAFDKYLSGTKKQEGEDHEGGETKTA